From one Gossypium hirsutum isolate 1008001.06 chromosome D08, Gossypium_hirsutum_v2.1, whole genome shotgun sequence genomic stretch:
- the LOC107942153 gene encoding myosin-6, with amino-acid sequence MATMTSLAVGSLVWVEDPDIAWIDGEVVQVNGEDIKVLCTSGKTVVVKASNLYPKDAEAPPCGVDDMTKLAYLHEPGVLQNLRSRYDMNEIYTYTGNILIAVNPFRKLPHLYDSHMMAQYKGAAFGELSPHPFAVADAAYRLMINEGISQSILVSGESGAGKTESTKLLMQYLAYMGGRAAAEGRTVEQQVLESNPVLEAFGNAKTVRNNNSSRFGKFVEIQFDRRGRISGAAIRTYLLERSRVCQVSDPERNYHCFYMLCAAPPEDIQRYKLGNPRTFHYLNQSNCYELDGIDDSKEYTATRRAMDVVGISPEEQDAIFCVVAAILHLGNIEFAKGKEIDSSVPKDEKSWFHLRTAAELLMCDEKLLEDSLCKRIIVTRDETITKWLDPESAALSRDALAKIVYSRLFDWIVDKINSSIGQDPDSKFLIGVLDIYGFESFKTNSFEQFCINLTNEKLQQHFNQHVFKMEQEEYTKEKINWSYIEFVDNQDILDLIEKKPGGIIALLDEACMFPRSTHETFAQKLYQMFKNHKRFSKPKLSRSDFTICHYAGDVTYQTQLFLDKNKDYVVAEHQALLTASKCSFVSGLFPPLAQESSKSSKFSSIGSRFKQQLQALLETLSSTEPHYIRCVKPNNLLKPSIFENKNVLQQLQCGGVMEAIRISCAGYPTKKPFVEFVDRFGLLAPEVLDGSSDEVTACKKLLEKGKLQGYQIGKTKVFLRAGQMAELDTRRSEVLGRSASVIQRKIRSYLACRSFIMLRRSALQIQSVCRGQLARNVYNGMRREAASLRIQRHLRMHLARKAYKELCSSAVSIQTVLRGKAARNELCIRRQTRASIIVQSQCRKFLAQLHYMKLKKAAIATQCAWRGRVARKELRKLKMAARETGALQAAKNKLEKQVEELTWRLQLEKRMRVDMEEAKTKENAKLQSALQDMQLQFKETKELLAKEREAARRAAEVVPVIQEVPVVDNVMLEKLTSEKEKLKAMVSSLEKKIGETEEKFEETNKISEERLKQALEAESKIVQLKTAMHRLEEKILDMESENQVLRQQTLLSTPVKKISEHLQIPATPNLENGHHIDEANKSNEPQSVTPVKKVGIESNGKLQKSNLERQHENVDALINCVTKDIGFSHGKPVAALTIYKCLLHWKSFEAERTNVFDRLIQMIGTAIENEEDNGHMAYWLSNASALLFLLQKTLKASGANGATPSRKPPTPTSLFGRMTMSFRSSPSSNNLAAAAALAVVRKVEGKYPALLFKQQLAAYVEKTYGIIRDNLKKEISSLLSLCIQAPRTSKGNVLRSGRSFGKDSPSTHWQGIIDSLNTLLSTLKENFVPQVLIQKIFTQTFSYINVQLFNSLLLRRECCTFSNGEYVKAGLAELELWSCQVKEEYAGSSWDELKHIRQAVGFLVIHQKYRISYDDIANDLCPILSVQQLYRICTLYWDDNYNTRSVSPDVISSMRVLMTEDSNDAVSSSFLLDDNSSIPFSLDDLAKSLQEKEFSEVKPADELLQNPAFEFLLE; translated from the exons ATG GCTACCATGACCAGTCTTGCAGTTGGATCTCTCGTCTGGGTGGAGGATCCTGACATTGCCTGGATAGATGGCGAAGTTGTGCAGGTTAATGGTGAAGATATTAAAGTTCTGTGCACTTCAGGGAAGACG GTTGTTGTTAAGGCTTCAAATTTATATCCTAAAGATGCCGAGGCCCCACCATGTGGAGTTGATGATATGACAAAGCTGGCTTACTTGCATGAACCTGGAGTCCTTCAAAATTTAAGATCAAgatatgatatgaatgaaatataT ACATATACAGGAAATATATTGATTGCTGTGAACCCATTCAGAAAACTACCTCATCTTTATGATAGCCATATGATGGCACAATATAAAGGGGCAGCCTTTGGTGAGTTGAGTCCACACCCCTTTGCTGTAGCTGATGCTGCATACAG ACTAATGATCAATGAGGGAATAAGTCAGTCGATTTTGGTTAGTGGTGAAAGTGGGGCTGGTAAAACAGAAAGCACAAAATTGCTAATGCAGTATCTTGCTTACATGGGAGGGAGAGCAGCTGCTGAGGGGAGAACAGTTGAGCAGCAAGTTCTGGAG TCCAACCCTGTTTTAGAAGCATTTGGTAATGCAAAGACTGTTAGGAACAATAACTCAAG TCGTTTTGGTAAGTTTGTGGAGATTCAATTTGACCGGAGGGGAAGGATTTCAGGAGCTGCCATCAGGACTTATTTATTAGAAAGATCACGTGTTTGTCAAGTGTCTGATCCTGAGAGAAATTATCACTGTTTCTACATGCTTTGTGCAGCACCACCAGAA GATATTCAGCGGTACAAACTGGGAAATCCAAGAACATTTCACTATCTGAACCAATCTAATTGCTACGAATTGGATGGAATTGATGATTCTAAGGAATATACTGCAACGAGAAGGGCAATGGATGTCGTTGGAATAAGTCCTGAGGAGcag GATGCAATATTCTGCGTTGTGGCTGCAATTCTCCATCTTGGGAACATTGAATTtgctaaagggaaagaaataGACTCATCTGTGCCCAAAGATGAAAAATCATGGTTCCATCTAAGAACTGCTGCTGAGCTTCTCAT GTGCGATGAGAAGTTATTAGAAGATTCCCTATGCAAGCGTATAATCGTAACTCGTGATGAAACCATTACAAAATGGCTGGATCCAGAATCGGCTGCACTTAGTAGAGATGCTTTGGCTAAAATTGTGTACTCAAGATTGTTTGACTG gATTGTGGATAAAATCAATAGTTCAATTGGTCAAGATCCTGACTCGAAGTTCTTAATTGGGGTGTtggatatttatggatttgagaGTTTCAAGACAAACAG TTTTGAGCAATTCTGCATTAATTTGACAAATGAGAAACTGCAGCAGCATTTCAACCAG CATGTCTTCAAAATGGAGCAAGAAGAGTatacaaaagaaaaaattaattggAGCTACATTGAGTTTGTTGATAATCAGGATATTCTGGACCTCATTGAAAAG AAACCAGGTGGAATAATTGCTCTTCTAGATGAGGCTTG catgTTTCCAAGATCAACACATGAAACATTTGCTCAGAAGCTGTACCAGATGTTTAAAAACCATAAGCGCTTCAGCAAACCCAAATTGTCCCGTAGCGACTTTACAATCTGCCATTATGCTGGTGAT GTCACTTATCAAACTCAATTATTCCTGGACAAGAACAAAGATTACGTTGTTGCTGAACATCAGGCCCTTTTGACTGCTTCCAAATGTTCCTTTGTTTCTGGTTTGTTTCCACCTTTAGCTCAGGAGTCCTCCAAATCATCAAAGTTCTCCTCAATAGGTTCTCGATTTAAG CAACAATTACAAGCATTACTTGAAACCCTGAGTTCCACAGAGCCGCATTACATACGTTGTGTAAagcccaataatcttcttaagcCTTCAATATTTGAGAATAAAAATGTTCTACAACAACTACAGTGTGGG GGAGTTATGGAGGCAATCAGGATAAGTTGTGCTGGATACCCTACTAAAaaaccatttgttgaatttgtaGACCGATTTGGCCTCCTTGCACCTGAAGTTTTGGATGGGAG TTCTGATGAGGTTACCGCGTGCAAGAAACTTCTAGAGAAGGGGAAACTTCAAGGCTATCAG ATTGGTAAGACAAAGGTTTTTCTCAGGGCTGGTCAAATGGCTGAACTAGATACCCGTAGGAGTGAGGTCTTAGGAAGATCTGCTAGTGTTATCCAGAGGAAAATCCGTTCTTATTTAGCTTGCAGAAGTTTTATCATGCTTCGTCGGTCTGCATTACAGATTCAATCTGTTTGCAGAG GACAACTTGCTCGCAATGTTTACAATGGCATGAGAAGAGAAGCTGCAAGTTTGAGGATCCAGAGACATTTGCGTATGCATCTTGCTAGGAAAGCTTATAAAGAATTGTGTTCCTCTGCTGTTTCCATTCAGACGGTCTTGAGGGGGAAGGCTGCTCGCAATGAGCTATGCATCAGAAGGCAGACCAGAGCATCAATTATAGTTCAG AGCCAATGCCGCAAGTTCTTGGCCCAGTTGCATTATATGAAGTTGAAGAAAGCAGCAATTGCAACACAATGCGCATGGAGAGGAAGAGTTGCTCGAAAGGAACTGCGGAAGCTTAAGATG GCTGCTAGGGAAACTGGAGCTCTGCAAGCTGCCAAGAACAAACTGGAAAAGCAAGTTGAGGAACTGACATGGAGATTACAGCTGGAGAAACGTATGAGG GTTGACATGGAAGAggctaaaacaaaagaaaacgcAAAATTACAGTCTGCTTTGCAAGACATGCAACTTCAGTTTAAAGAAACCAAAGAATTGCTTGCCAAGGAACGCGAGGCTGCCAGAAGGGCAGCTGAGGTGGTCCCTGTAATTCAGGAGGTTCCAGTGGTGGACAATGTGATGCTGGAGAAGCTTACAAGTGAGAAGGAAAAACTGAAG gcaatggtgagttcattggaaaagaaaattggtgAAACGGAGGAAAAGTTTGAAGAGACAAACAAgattagtgaagaaaggttgaaacaAGCTTTGGAGGCAGAATCAAAAATAGTTCAGTTGAAGACTGCTATGCACAG GCTTGAAGAAAAAATTTTGGACATGGAATCTGAAAACCAAGTTCTGAGGCAGCAAACCCTGTTAAGTACACCTGTTAAGAAGATTTCAGAGCATCTACAGATTCCAGCCACTCCG AATCTGGAAAATGGTCACCATATAGATGAAGCAAACAAATCAAAT GAACCACAGAGTGTGACTCCGGTGAAGAAGGTTGGCATAGAATCTAATGGCAAGTTGCAAAAATCCAATCTTGAACGCCAACAT GAGAACGTCGATGCACTGATCAATTGCGTTACAAAGGACATTGGGTTCAGTCACGGAAAGCCTGTTGCTGCGCTTACCATTTATAAATGTCTTCTTCACTGGAAATCTTTTGAAGCAGAAAGGACCAATGTGTTTGACCGTCTCATTCAGATGATTGGCACTGCAATtgag AATGAAGAAGACAATGGTCATATGGCTTATTGGTTGTCCAACGCATCAGCATTATTGTTCTTGCTCCAAAAGACTCTAAAGGCTTCTGGTGCAAATGGTGCAACTCCAAGTCGGAAACCACCCACTCCAACCTCTCTGTTTGGAAGGATGACAATG AGTTTTCGCTCTTCCCCTTCATCCAACAACCTTGCTGCAGCTGCTGCACTTGCAGTAGTTCGCAAGGTAGAGGGAAAATACCCTGCGTTGCTTTTCAAGCAGCAGCTTGCAGCATATGTGGAAAAGACCTATGGAATTATTAGAGACAACTTGAAGAAAGAGATATCATCTTTGCTTTCTCTATGCATCCAG GCACCTAGAACATCTAAGGGAAATGTACTAAGATCTGGACGGTCCTTTGGCAAAGATTCTCCTTCAACTCATTGGCAGGGCATTATTGATAGCCTCAACACCCTCCTCAGTActttgaaagaaaatttt GTGCCACAAGTTCTTATCCAGAAGATATTTACTCAAACATTTTCGTACATAAATGTACAATTGTTTAATAG CCTTCTTTTACGCCGTGAGTGTTGTACGTTTAGCAACGGAGAATATGTTAAAGCTGGGTTAGCGGAGTTAGAGCTCTGGAGTTGCCAAGTGAAAGAAGAG TATGCAGGGTCGTCATGGGATGAACTTAAGCACATTAGACAGGCTGTTGGTTTTTTG GTTATACATCAGAAGTACAGAATTTCATATGATGACATTGCAAATGATCTCTGCCCT ATTCTTAGTGTACAGCAATTGTACAGAATATGTACCCTGTATTGGGACGATAACTATAATACTCGAAGTGTTTCTCCAGAT GTTATTTCCAGCATGAGGGTATTAATGACAGAGGATTCCAATGATGCTGTTAGTAGTTCCTTTTTATTGGACGACAATTCCAG CATTCCCTTCTCCCTTGACGATCTTGCCAAATCGCTCCAAGAGAAAGAATTCTCGGAAGTCAAACCAGCAGACGAACTTCTCCAGAATCCAGCCTTCGAATTTTTACTCGAGTAA
- the LOC121219936 gene encoding probable indole-3-pyruvate monooxygenase YUCCA5 — translation MENLFRLVDQDQGFFQRKWTLVNGPLIVGAGPSGLATAACLREQGVPSVVLERAECIASLWQKRAYDRLKLHLPKQFCQLPKVPFPEDFPEYPTKKQFIEYLESYAKRFDINPKFNECVQSARYDETSGFWRVKTVRGSNKAEFEYICRWLVVATGENAESVVPDIDGLADFGGEVIHASEYKSGEKFKGQNVLVVGCGNSGMEVSLDLANHNASPSMVVRSSVHVLPREVLGKSTFELAVLMMKWLPLWLVDMILLILAWLVLGNIEKYGLKRPLMGPLELKNSKGKTPVLDIGALEKIKSGDIQVVPGIKRFSRGRVELVNGEKLDVDSVVLATGYRSNVPAWLQEGEFFSKNGFPKAPFPNGWKGKGGLYAVGFTRRGLSGASSDAINIAQDIGKAWKQENKQPKKRTIACHRRCISLSQF, via the exons ATGGAGAACTTGTTTAGACTTGTGGATCAAGATCAAGGCTTCTTTCAACGTAAATGGACATTAGTCAATGGTCCATTGATAGTAGGTGCTGGTCCATCAGGGTTAGCCACTGCTGCTTGTCTTAGAGAACAAGGTGTCCCTTCTGTTGTCCTCGAAAGAGCCGAATGCATAGCATCTCTATGGCAAAAACGAGCCTATGATCGGCTCAAACTTCATCTTCCTAAACAGTTTTGTCAACTCCCTAAAGTACCATTCCCTGAAGATTTCCCTGAGTACCCAACAAAGAAACAGTTCATTGAATACCTTGAGTCATACGCTAAGCGTTTTGATATTAACCCAAAGTTCAATGAGTGTGTACAATCAGCTAGGTACGATGAAACCAGTGGTTTTTGGAGGGTTAAGACGGTAAGAGGCTCTAATAAAGCCGAGTTCGAGTACATTTGCCGATGGCTAGTTGTGGCCACCGGCGAAAATGCCGAGTCAGTGGTGCCGGATATCGACGGATTAGCCGACTTTGGTGGTGAAGTTATTCATGCTAGTGAATATAAATCCGGTGAGAAATTCAAAGGCCAAAATGTACTCGTCGTTGGTTGTGGTAATTCAGGGATGGAAGTTTCACTTGACCTTGCTAACCATAATGCTTCACCTTCAATGGTGGTTCGCAGCTCG GTTCATGTATTACCAAGAGAAGTTTTGGGGAAATCGACGTTTGAATTAGCtgttttgatgatgaaatggcTACCACTTTGGCTCGTCGACATGATTTTGTTGATTTTGGCCTGGTTGGTGCTGGGAAATATTGAGAAATATGGATTGAAAAGGCCATTGATGGGTCCATTAGAGCTTAAGAACAGTAAAGGGAAAACACCGGTGTTGGATATTGGGGCATTGGAGAAAATCAAATCGGGTGATATTCAAGTTGTTCCTGGAATCAAGCGGTTCTCACGTGGACGAGTTGAGCTCGTTAATGGTGAGAAACTCGACGTTGACTCAGTTGTTTTAGCCACTGGGTACCGTAGTAATGTTCCCGCTTGGCTTCAG GAAGGTGAATTTTTCTCCAAGAATGGATTCCCCAAGGCACCATTCCCAAATGGATGGAAAGGGAAAGGTGGACTGTATGCAGTTGGGTTCACTAGAAGAGGCCTATCTGGTGCTTCCTCAGATGCCATTAACATTGCTCAAGATATTGGCAAAGCTTGGAAACAAGAAAATAAGCAGCCCAAAAAGAGGACCATTGCTTGCCATAGGCGATGCATTTCACTTTCACAGTTctaa